One segment of Tenrec ecaudatus isolate mTenEca1 chromosome 1, mTenEca1.hap1, whole genome shotgun sequence DNA contains the following:
- the PIK3CD gene encoding phosphatidylinositol 4,5-bisphosphate 3-kinase catalytic subunit delta isoform isoform X1, producing the protein MPPGVDCPMEFWTKEENQSVAVDFLLPTGVYLNFPVSRNANLSTIKQVLWHRAQYEPFFHMLSDPEAYVFTCVNQTAEQQELEDEQRRLCDIQPFLPVLRLVAREGDRVKKLTNSQISLLIGKGLHEFDSLRDPEVNDFRAKMRQFCEEAAAQRQQLGWEAWLQYSFPLQLEPSARGWGTSPPRIPIRALLVNVKFEGSEESFTFQVSTKDMPLALMACALRKKATVFRQPLVERPEEYALQVNGKHEYLYGSYPLCQFQYICSCLHSGLTPHLTMVHCSSILAMRDEQRNPTPQAQKPRTKPPPIPAKKPSSSSLWFLEQPFCIELIQGSKVNADERMKLVVQAGLFHGNEMLCKTVSSSEVSVCSGPVWNQRLEFDISLCDLPRMARLCLALYAVIEKAKKARSTKKKSKKADCPIAWANLMLFDYKDQLKTGECCLYMWPSVPDEKGELLNPTGTVRSNPNTESAAALVICLPEVTPHPVYYPALEKILELGRHAEHGRFTEEEQLQLREILERRGSGELYEHEKDLVWKMRREVQERFPEALARLLLVTKWNKHEDVAQMLYLLCSWPELPVLSALELLDFSFPDRHVGSFAIKSLRKLTDDELFQYLLQLVQVLKYESYLDCELTKFLLDRALANRKIGHFLFWHLRSEMHVPAVALRFGLIMEAYCRGSNHHMKVLMKQGEALSKLKALNDFVRVSSQKTTKPQTKELMHICMRQDTYLEALSHLQSPLDPSTLLADVCVEQCTFMDSKMKPLWIMYSNEEAGSEGSVGIIFKNGDDLRQDMLTLQMIQLMDVLWKQEGLDLRMTPYGCLSTGDRTGLIEVVLHSDTIANIQLNKSNMAATAAFNKDALLNWLKSKNPGEALDQAIEEFTLSCAGYCVATYVLGIGDRHSDNIMIRESGQLFHIDFGHFLGNFKTKFGINRERVPFILTYDFVHVIQQGKTNNSEKFERFRGYCEKAYTILRRHGPLFLHLFALMRAAGLPELSCSKDIQYLKDSLALGKTEEEALKHFRVKFNEALRESWKTKVNWLAHNVTKDNRQ; encoded by the exons ATGCCCCCGGGGGTTGACTGCCCTATGGAATTCTGGACCAAGGAAGAGAACCAGAGCGTGGCAGTTGACTTCCTGCTGCCCACGGGTGTCTATCTGAACTTCCCTGTGTCCCGCAATGCCAATCTCAGTACCATCAAGCAG GTGTTGTGGCACCGAGCCCAGTATGAGCCCTTCTTCCACATGCTCAGCGACCCCGAGGCCTACGTGTTCACCTGCGTCAACCAGACGGCGGAGCAGCAGGAGCTGGAGGACGAGCAGCGTCGGCTATGTGACATCCAGCCCTTCCTGCCCGTCCTGCGCCTGGTGGCCCGCGAGGGCGACCGCGTGAAAAAGCTCACCAACTCGCAGATCAGCCTCCTCATCGGCAAAG gcCTGCACGAGTTCGACTCCTTGCGCGACCCCGAGGTGAATGACTTCCGCGCCAAGATGCGCCAGTTCTGCGAAGAGGCAGCTGCGCAGCGGCAGCAgctgggctgggaggcctggctgCAGTACAGCTTCCCCCTGCAGCTGGAGCCGTCGGCGCGGGGCTGGGGCACCTCCCCTCCGCGCATCCCCATCCGGGCCCTCCTGGTCAATGTCAAGTTCGAGGGCAGTGAG GAGAGCTTCACCTTCCAGGTGTCCACCAAGGACATGCCCCTGGCACTGATGGCCTGCGCCCTGCGGAAGAAAGCCACGGTGTTCCGGCAGCCGCTGGTGGAGCGGCCTGAGGAGTACGCGCTGCAGGTGAATGGCAAGCACGAGTACCTGTACGGCAGCTACCCCCTCTGCCAGTTCCAG TACATCTGCAGCTGCTTGCACAGCGGACTGACCCCCCACCTGACCATGGTGCACTGCTCGTCCATCCTGGCCATGCGAGACGAGCAGAggaaccccaccccccaggcccaGAAGCCGCGCACCAAGCCACCCCCAATCCCCGCGAAGAAG CCCTCCTCGTCGTCCCTGTGGTTCCTGGAACAGCCGTTCTGCATCGAGCTCATCCAGGGCAGCAAAGTGAATGCCGACGAGCGCATGAAG CTGGTGGTCCAGGCCGGCCTTTTCCATGGTAACGAGATGTTGTGCAAGACAGTGTCTAGCTCGGAGGTGAGCGTGTGCTCGGGGCCCGTGTGGAACCAGCGGCTGGAGTTCGACATCAGCCTCTGCGACCTGCCCCGCATGGCCCGGCTCTGCCTGGCGCTTTATGCCGTCATCGAGAAGGCCAAGAAGGCTCGCTCCACCAAGAAGAAGTCCAAGAAGGCG GACTGCCCAATCGCCTGGGCCAACCTCATGCTGTTTGACTACAAGGACCAGCTCAAGACTGGGGAGTGTTGCCTCTACATGTGGCCCTCCGTCCCAG ATGAGAAAGGGGAGCTGCTGAACCCCACGGGGACGGTGCGGAGTAACCCTAACACGGAGAGTGCCGCCGCACTGGTCATCTGCCTCCCAGAGGTGACGCCCCACCCTGTGTACTACCCTGCCCTGGAGAAG ATCCTGGAGCTGGGGCGGCACGCGGAGCACGGGCGCTTCACGGAGGAGGAG CAGCTGCAGCTGCGGGAGATCCTGGAGCGGCGGGGCTCGGGGGAGCTGTACGAGCACGAGAAGGACCTGGTGTGGAAGATGCGCCGCGAGGTCCAGGAACGCTTCCCCGAGGCACTGGCCCGGCTGCTGCTGGTCACCAAGTGGAACAAACACGAGGATGTGGCCCAG ATGCTCTACCTGCTGTGCTCTTGGCCTGAGCTGCCTGTCCTGAGCGCCCTGGAGCTGCTGGACTTCAGCTTCCCAGACCGCCACGTGGGCTCCTTTGCCATCAAGTCCCTGCGGAAGCTAAC GGACGACGAGCTCTTCCAGTACCTGCTGCAGCTGGTGCAGGTGCTCAAGTACGAGTCCTACCTGGACTGCGAGCTGACCAAGTTCCTGCTGGACCGGGCGCTGGCCAACCGCAAAATCGGCCACTTCCTCTTCTGGCACCTCCG CTCCGAGATGCACGTTCCGGCTGTGGCGCTGCGCTTCGGCCTTATCATGGAGGCCTACTGCAGGGGCAGTAACCACCACATGAAGGTGCTGATGAAACAG GGGGAAGCGCTGAGCAAGCTGAAGGCCCTGAATGACTTTGTCAGAGTGAGCTCCCAGAAGACCACCAAGCCCCAGACCAAGGAGCTGATGCACATTTGCATGCGTCAGGACACCTACCTGGAGGCTCTCTCTCACCTGCAGTCCCCTCTCGACCCCAGCACGCTGCTGGCCGATGTCTG CGTGGAGCAATGCACCTTCATGGACTCCAAGATGAAGCCCCTGTGGATCATGTACAGCAACGAGGAGGCAGGCAGTGAGGGCAGCGTCGGCATCATCTTCAAGAATGGGGACG ACCTCCGCCAGGACATGCTGACACTGCAGATGATCCAGCTCATGGATGTGCTGTGGAAGCAGGAGGGGCTGGACCTGAG GATGACGCCCTACGGCTGCCTCTCCACCGGGGACCGCACAGGCCTCATCGAAGTGGTGCTCCACTCGGACACGATTGCCAACATCCAGCTGAACAAGAGCAACATGGCGGCCACAGCTGCCTTCAACAAGGATGCCCTGCTCAACTGGCTCAAGTCCAAGAACCCAGG AGAGGCCCTGGACCAGGCCATAGAGGAGTTCACGCTCTCTTGTGCTGGCTACTGTGTGGCCACCTACGTGCTGGGCATTGGTGATCGGCACAGCGACAACATCATGATCCGTGAAAGTGGGCAG CTGTTCCACATTGATTTTGGCCACTTTCTGGGAAATTTCAAGACCAAGTTTGGAATCAACCGTGAACGAGTCCCGTTCATCCTCACCTATGACTTTGTCCATGTGATCCAGCAGGGCAAGACGAATAACAGTGAGAAGTTTGAAAG GTTCCGGGGCTACTGCGAAAAAGCCTACACCATCCTGCGGCGCCACGGGCCCCTCTTCCTCCACCTCTTTGCCCTCATGAGGGCGGCGGG
- the PIK3CD gene encoding phosphatidylinositol 4,5-bisphosphate 3-kinase catalytic subunit delta isoform isoform X2 produces the protein MPPGVDCPMEFWTKEENQSVAVDFLLPTGVYLNFPVSRNANLSTIKQVLWHRAQYEPFFHMLSDPEAYVFTCVNQTAEQQELEDEQRRLCDIQPFLPVLRLVAREGDRVKKLTNSQISLLIGKGLHEFDSLRDPEVNDFRAKMRQFCEEAAAQRQQLGWEAWLQYSFPLQLEPSARGWGTSPPRIPIRALLVNVKFEGSEESFTFQVSTKDMPLALMACALRKKATVFRQPLVERPEEYALQVNGKHEYLYGSYPLCQFQYICSCLHSGLTPHLTMVHCSSILAMRDEQRNPTPQAQKPRTKPPPIPAKKPSSSSLWFLEQPFCIELIQGSKVNADERMKLVVQAGLFHGNEMLCKTVSSSEVSVCSGPVWNQRLEFDISLCDLPRMARLCLALYAVIEKAKKARSTKKKSKKADCPIAWANLMLFDYKDQLKTGECCLYMWPSVPDEKGELLNPTGTVRSNPNTESAAALVICLPEVTPHPVYYPALEKILELGRHAEHGRFTEEELQLREILERRGSGELYEHEKDLVWKMRREVQERFPEALARLLLVTKWNKHEDVAQMLYLLCSWPELPVLSALELLDFSFPDRHVGSFAIKSLRKLTDDELFQYLLQLVQVLKYESYLDCELTKFLLDRALANRKIGHFLFWHLRSEMHVPAVALRFGLIMEAYCRGSNHHMKVLMKQGEALSKLKALNDFVRVSSQKTTKPQTKELMHICMRQDTYLEALSHLQSPLDPSTLLADVCVEQCTFMDSKMKPLWIMYSNEEAGSEGSVGIIFKNGDDLRQDMLTLQMIQLMDVLWKQEGLDLRMTPYGCLSTGDRTGLIEVVLHSDTIANIQLNKSNMAATAAFNKDALLNWLKSKNPGEALDQAIEEFTLSCAGYCVATYVLGIGDRHSDNIMIRESGQLFHIDFGHFLGNFKTKFGINRERVPFILTYDFVHVIQQGKTNNSEKFERFRGYCEKAYTILRRHGPLFLHLFALMRAAGLPELSCSKDIQYLKDSLALGKTEEEALKHFRVKFNEALRESWKTKVNWLAHNVTKDNRQ, from the exons ATGCCCCCGGGGGTTGACTGCCCTATGGAATTCTGGACCAAGGAAGAGAACCAGAGCGTGGCAGTTGACTTCCTGCTGCCCACGGGTGTCTATCTGAACTTCCCTGTGTCCCGCAATGCCAATCTCAGTACCATCAAGCAG GTGTTGTGGCACCGAGCCCAGTATGAGCCCTTCTTCCACATGCTCAGCGACCCCGAGGCCTACGTGTTCACCTGCGTCAACCAGACGGCGGAGCAGCAGGAGCTGGAGGACGAGCAGCGTCGGCTATGTGACATCCAGCCCTTCCTGCCCGTCCTGCGCCTGGTGGCCCGCGAGGGCGACCGCGTGAAAAAGCTCACCAACTCGCAGATCAGCCTCCTCATCGGCAAAG gcCTGCACGAGTTCGACTCCTTGCGCGACCCCGAGGTGAATGACTTCCGCGCCAAGATGCGCCAGTTCTGCGAAGAGGCAGCTGCGCAGCGGCAGCAgctgggctgggaggcctggctgCAGTACAGCTTCCCCCTGCAGCTGGAGCCGTCGGCGCGGGGCTGGGGCACCTCCCCTCCGCGCATCCCCATCCGGGCCCTCCTGGTCAATGTCAAGTTCGAGGGCAGTGAG GAGAGCTTCACCTTCCAGGTGTCCACCAAGGACATGCCCCTGGCACTGATGGCCTGCGCCCTGCGGAAGAAAGCCACGGTGTTCCGGCAGCCGCTGGTGGAGCGGCCTGAGGAGTACGCGCTGCAGGTGAATGGCAAGCACGAGTACCTGTACGGCAGCTACCCCCTCTGCCAGTTCCAG TACATCTGCAGCTGCTTGCACAGCGGACTGACCCCCCACCTGACCATGGTGCACTGCTCGTCCATCCTGGCCATGCGAGACGAGCAGAggaaccccaccccccaggcccaGAAGCCGCGCACCAAGCCACCCCCAATCCCCGCGAAGAAG CCCTCCTCGTCGTCCCTGTGGTTCCTGGAACAGCCGTTCTGCATCGAGCTCATCCAGGGCAGCAAAGTGAATGCCGACGAGCGCATGAAG CTGGTGGTCCAGGCCGGCCTTTTCCATGGTAACGAGATGTTGTGCAAGACAGTGTCTAGCTCGGAGGTGAGCGTGTGCTCGGGGCCCGTGTGGAACCAGCGGCTGGAGTTCGACATCAGCCTCTGCGACCTGCCCCGCATGGCCCGGCTCTGCCTGGCGCTTTATGCCGTCATCGAGAAGGCCAAGAAGGCTCGCTCCACCAAGAAGAAGTCCAAGAAGGCG GACTGCCCAATCGCCTGGGCCAACCTCATGCTGTTTGACTACAAGGACCAGCTCAAGACTGGGGAGTGTTGCCTCTACATGTGGCCCTCCGTCCCAG ATGAGAAAGGGGAGCTGCTGAACCCCACGGGGACGGTGCGGAGTAACCCTAACACGGAGAGTGCCGCCGCACTGGTCATCTGCCTCCCAGAGGTGACGCCCCACCCTGTGTACTACCCTGCCCTGGAGAAG ATCCTGGAGCTGGGGCGGCACGCGGAGCACGGGCGCTTCACGGAGGAGGAG CTGCAGCTGCGGGAGATCCTGGAGCGGCGGGGCTCGGGGGAGCTGTACGAGCACGAGAAGGACCTGGTGTGGAAGATGCGCCGCGAGGTCCAGGAACGCTTCCCCGAGGCACTGGCCCGGCTGCTGCTGGTCACCAAGTGGAACAAACACGAGGATGTGGCCCAG ATGCTCTACCTGCTGTGCTCTTGGCCTGAGCTGCCTGTCCTGAGCGCCCTGGAGCTGCTGGACTTCAGCTTCCCAGACCGCCACGTGGGCTCCTTTGCCATCAAGTCCCTGCGGAAGCTAAC GGACGACGAGCTCTTCCAGTACCTGCTGCAGCTGGTGCAGGTGCTCAAGTACGAGTCCTACCTGGACTGCGAGCTGACCAAGTTCCTGCTGGACCGGGCGCTGGCCAACCGCAAAATCGGCCACTTCCTCTTCTGGCACCTCCG CTCCGAGATGCACGTTCCGGCTGTGGCGCTGCGCTTCGGCCTTATCATGGAGGCCTACTGCAGGGGCAGTAACCACCACATGAAGGTGCTGATGAAACAG GGGGAAGCGCTGAGCAAGCTGAAGGCCCTGAATGACTTTGTCAGAGTGAGCTCCCAGAAGACCACCAAGCCCCAGACCAAGGAGCTGATGCACATTTGCATGCGTCAGGACACCTACCTGGAGGCTCTCTCTCACCTGCAGTCCCCTCTCGACCCCAGCACGCTGCTGGCCGATGTCTG CGTGGAGCAATGCACCTTCATGGACTCCAAGATGAAGCCCCTGTGGATCATGTACAGCAACGAGGAGGCAGGCAGTGAGGGCAGCGTCGGCATCATCTTCAAGAATGGGGACG ACCTCCGCCAGGACATGCTGACACTGCAGATGATCCAGCTCATGGATGTGCTGTGGAAGCAGGAGGGGCTGGACCTGAG GATGACGCCCTACGGCTGCCTCTCCACCGGGGACCGCACAGGCCTCATCGAAGTGGTGCTCCACTCGGACACGATTGCCAACATCCAGCTGAACAAGAGCAACATGGCGGCCACAGCTGCCTTCAACAAGGATGCCCTGCTCAACTGGCTCAAGTCCAAGAACCCAGG AGAGGCCCTGGACCAGGCCATAGAGGAGTTCACGCTCTCTTGTGCTGGCTACTGTGTGGCCACCTACGTGCTGGGCATTGGTGATCGGCACAGCGACAACATCATGATCCGTGAAAGTGGGCAG CTGTTCCACATTGATTTTGGCCACTTTCTGGGAAATTTCAAGACCAAGTTTGGAATCAACCGTGAACGAGTCCCGTTCATCCTCACCTATGACTTTGTCCATGTGATCCAGCAGGGCAAGACGAATAACAGTGAGAAGTTTGAAAG GTTCCGGGGCTACTGCGAAAAAGCCTACACCATCCTGCGGCGCCACGGGCCCCTCTTCCTCCACCTCTTTGCCCTCATGAGGGCGGCGGG
- the PIK3CD gene encoding phosphatidylinositol 4,5-bisphosphate 3-kinase catalytic subunit delta isoform isoform X3, which yields MPPGVDCPMEFWTKEENQSVAVDFLLPTGVYLNFPVSRNANLSTIKQVLWHRAQYEPFFHMLSDPEAYVFTCVNQTAEQQELEDEQRRLCDIQPFLPVLRLVAREGDRVKKLTNSQISLLIGKGLHEFDSLRDPEVNDFRAKMRQFCEEAAAQRQQLGWEAWLQYSFPLQLEPSARGWGTSPPRIPIRALLVNVKFEGSEESFTFQVSTKDMPLALMACALRKKATVFRQPLVERPEEYALQYICSCLHSGLTPHLTMVHCSSILAMRDEQRNPTPQAQKPRTKPPPIPAKKPSSSSLWFLEQPFCIELIQGSKVNADERMKLVVQAGLFHGNEMLCKTVSSSEVSVCSGPVWNQRLEFDISLCDLPRMARLCLALYAVIEKAKKARSTKKKSKKADCPIAWANLMLFDYKDQLKTGECCLYMWPSVPDEKGELLNPTGTVRSNPNTESAAALVICLPEVTPHPVYYPALEKILELGRHAEHGRFTEEEQLQLREILERRGSGELYEHEKDLVWKMRREVQERFPEALARLLLVTKWNKHEDVAQMLYLLCSWPELPVLSALELLDFSFPDRHVGSFAIKSLRKLTDDELFQYLLQLVQVLKYESYLDCELTKFLLDRALANRKIGHFLFWHLRSEMHVPAVALRFGLIMEAYCRGSNHHMKVLMKQGEALSKLKALNDFVRVSSQKTTKPQTKELMHICMRQDTYLEALSHLQSPLDPSTLLADVCVEQCTFMDSKMKPLWIMYSNEEAGSEGSVGIIFKNGDDLRQDMLTLQMIQLMDVLWKQEGLDLRMTPYGCLSTGDRTGLIEVVLHSDTIANIQLNKSNMAATAAFNKDALLNWLKSKNPGEALDQAIEEFTLSCAGYCVATYVLGIGDRHSDNIMIRESGQLFHIDFGHFLGNFKTKFGINRERVPFILTYDFVHVIQQGKTNNSEKFERFRGYCEKAYTILRRHGPLFLHLFALMRAAGLPELSCSKDIQYLKDSLALGKTEEEALKHFRVKFNEALRESWKTKVNWLAHNVTKDNRQ from the exons ATGCCCCCGGGGGTTGACTGCCCTATGGAATTCTGGACCAAGGAAGAGAACCAGAGCGTGGCAGTTGACTTCCTGCTGCCCACGGGTGTCTATCTGAACTTCCCTGTGTCCCGCAATGCCAATCTCAGTACCATCAAGCAG GTGTTGTGGCACCGAGCCCAGTATGAGCCCTTCTTCCACATGCTCAGCGACCCCGAGGCCTACGTGTTCACCTGCGTCAACCAGACGGCGGAGCAGCAGGAGCTGGAGGACGAGCAGCGTCGGCTATGTGACATCCAGCCCTTCCTGCCCGTCCTGCGCCTGGTGGCCCGCGAGGGCGACCGCGTGAAAAAGCTCACCAACTCGCAGATCAGCCTCCTCATCGGCAAAG gcCTGCACGAGTTCGACTCCTTGCGCGACCCCGAGGTGAATGACTTCCGCGCCAAGATGCGCCAGTTCTGCGAAGAGGCAGCTGCGCAGCGGCAGCAgctgggctgggaggcctggctgCAGTACAGCTTCCCCCTGCAGCTGGAGCCGTCGGCGCGGGGCTGGGGCACCTCCCCTCCGCGCATCCCCATCCGGGCCCTCCTGGTCAATGTCAAGTTCGAGGGCAGTGAG GAGAGCTTCACCTTCCAGGTGTCCACCAAGGACATGCCCCTGGCACTGATGGCCTGCGCCCTGCGGAAGAAAGCCACGGTGTTCCGGCAGCCGCTGGTGGAGCGGCCTGAGGAGTACGCGCTGCAG TACATCTGCAGCTGCTTGCACAGCGGACTGACCCCCCACCTGACCATGGTGCACTGCTCGTCCATCCTGGCCATGCGAGACGAGCAGAggaaccccaccccccaggcccaGAAGCCGCGCACCAAGCCACCCCCAATCCCCGCGAAGAAG CCCTCCTCGTCGTCCCTGTGGTTCCTGGAACAGCCGTTCTGCATCGAGCTCATCCAGGGCAGCAAAGTGAATGCCGACGAGCGCATGAAG CTGGTGGTCCAGGCCGGCCTTTTCCATGGTAACGAGATGTTGTGCAAGACAGTGTCTAGCTCGGAGGTGAGCGTGTGCTCGGGGCCCGTGTGGAACCAGCGGCTGGAGTTCGACATCAGCCTCTGCGACCTGCCCCGCATGGCCCGGCTCTGCCTGGCGCTTTATGCCGTCATCGAGAAGGCCAAGAAGGCTCGCTCCACCAAGAAGAAGTCCAAGAAGGCG GACTGCCCAATCGCCTGGGCCAACCTCATGCTGTTTGACTACAAGGACCAGCTCAAGACTGGGGAGTGTTGCCTCTACATGTGGCCCTCCGTCCCAG ATGAGAAAGGGGAGCTGCTGAACCCCACGGGGACGGTGCGGAGTAACCCTAACACGGAGAGTGCCGCCGCACTGGTCATCTGCCTCCCAGAGGTGACGCCCCACCCTGTGTACTACCCTGCCCTGGAGAAG ATCCTGGAGCTGGGGCGGCACGCGGAGCACGGGCGCTTCACGGAGGAGGAG CAGCTGCAGCTGCGGGAGATCCTGGAGCGGCGGGGCTCGGGGGAGCTGTACGAGCACGAGAAGGACCTGGTGTGGAAGATGCGCCGCGAGGTCCAGGAACGCTTCCCCGAGGCACTGGCCCGGCTGCTGCTGGTCACCAAGTGGAACAAACACGAGGATGTGGCCCAG ATGCTCTACCTGCTGTGCTCTTGGCCTGAGCTGCCTGTCCTGAGCGCCCTGGAGCTGCTGGACTTCAGCTTCCCAGACCGCCACGTGGGCTCCTTTGCCATCAAGTCCCTGCGGAAGCTAAC GGACGACGAGCTCTTCCAGTACCTGCTGCAGCTGGTGCAGGTGCTCAAGTACGAGTCCTACCTGGACTGCGAGCTGACCAAGTTCCTGCTGGACCGGGCGCTGGCCAACCGCAAAATCGGCCACTTCCTCTTCTGGCACCTCCG CTCCGAGATGCACGTTCCGGCTGTGGCGCTGCGCTTCGGCCTTATCATGGAGGCCTACTGCAGGGGCAGTAACCACCACATGAAGGTGCTGATGAAACAG GGGGAAGCGCTGAGCAAGCTGAAGGCCCTGAATGACTTTGTCAGAGTGAGCTCCCAGAAGACCACCAAGCCCCAGACCAAGGAGCTGATGCACATTTGCATGCGTCAGGACACCTACCTGGAGGCTCTCTCTCACCTGCAGTCCCCTCTCGACCCCAGCACGCTGCTGGCCGATGTCTG CGTGGAGCAATGCACCTTCATGGACTCCAAGATGAAGCCCCTGTGGATCATGTACAGCAACGAGGAGGCAGGCAGTGAGGGCAGCGTCGGCATCATCTTCAAGAATGGGGACG ACCTCCGCCAGGACATGCTGACACTGCAGATGATCCAGCTCATGGATGTGCTGTGGAAGCAGGAGGGGCTGGACCTGAG GATGACGCCCTACGGCTGCCTCTCCACCGGGGACCGCACAGGCCTCATCGAAGTGGTGCTCCACTCGGACACGATTGCCAACATCCAGCTGAACAAGAGCAACATGGCGGCCACAGCTGCCTTCAACAAGGATGCCCTGCTCAACTGGCTCAAGTCCAAGAACCCAGG AGAGGCCCTGGACCAGGCCATAGAGGAGTTCACGCTCTCTTGTGCTGGCTACTGTGTGGCCACCTACGTGCTGGGCATTGGTGATCGGCACAGCGACAACATCATGATCCGTGAAAGTGGGCAG CTGTTCCACATTGATTTTGGCCACTTTCTGGGAAATTTCAAGACCAAGTTTGGAATCAACCGTGAACGAGTCCCGTTCATCCTCACCTATGACTTTGTCCATGTGATCCAGCAGGGCAAGACGAATAACAGTGAGAAGTTTGAAAG GTTCCGGGGCTACTGCGAAAAAGCCTACACCATCCTGCGGCGCCACGGGCCCCTCTTCCTCCACCTCTTTGCCCTCATGAGGGCGGCGGG